A DNA window from Setaria viridis chromosome 2, Setaria_viridis_v4.0, whole genome shotgun sequence contains the following coding sequences:
- the LOC117845901 gene encoding wall-associated receptor kinase 5 yields MNTSELKIMEVLLHLGLGLLLLVVRHSASATFVPSSECKRQCGHVEIPYPFGIGKNCSLAGGFDVTCQPGQNGFSKPFIGGRELLNISLTNSTIRVLNPITPYCYNDSTSELDMLTGTTNVTSDIDSNSPFRFSDIRNKFTVIGCNTLGTFGNNNSDSEYLSGCFSFCGQNLSAQTDRSCSGMGCCQVAIPKGMEFNGVALNVIKLSNTSEMWKGFGQRCSYAVIMEAAAFNFRTTYINTTEFWDMGAGRAPAVLDWSIGSGTCEVVKRNLSGAYACRSSNSKCFDSTSGSAGYVCNCSQGYEGNPYIPDGCKDVDECKGRPCPSDGVCRNTVGAYRCSCPTGRKYSLSNNTCNLDAGLIIGVTMGFLGLMIFCFCGYTILQKRKLKKVKQEYFRKHGGLILFETMKSEKGLAFTVFSEAELRHATNNYDKSRIIGKGGHGTVYRGVVKDKPVAVKKCTLMDERQKKEFGQEMLILSQINHKNIVKLLGCCLEVEVPMLVYEYIPKGTMFELIHGRNQSLQIRFSTLLRIAQEVAEGLRFLHSYASPPIIHGDVKTANILLDENCMAKVSDFGASILAPSDKEQYVTMVQGTVGYLDPEYMQTCQLTEKSDVYSFGVILLEVLTGEVPLKLYGPEEKRSLTSNFLTAMKENNLSLVLASHITEQESIELIRGIADLAKNCLDMCGINRPSMKQITDELSRLRKLSIHPWVQQNMEEMETQRLLCGSEDTSFGTESSIIEYPRPEAANQSMNPTSSYYAR; encoded by the exons ATGAACACCTCCGAG CTAAAAATTATGGAAGTACTTCTGCACCTTGGCCTTGGTCTTCTTCTACTGGTTGTGAGACACTCTGCCTCAGCAACGTTTGTTCCTAGTTCTGAATGCAAAAGGCAGTGTGGCCATGTTGAGATACCGTACCCGTTTGGCATCGGCAAGAACTGCTCCCTGGCAGGAGGCTTTGACGTCACCTGTCAGCCGGGCCAAAATGGCTTCTCCAAACCATTCATCGGTGGCCGTGAGCTTCTCAATATTTCTTTGACAAACAGCACGATCCGGGTGCTCAACCCCATCACGCCCTACTGCTACAACGACAGTACCTCCGAGCTAGACATGCTAACTGGTACGACTAATGTGACGTCCGACATTGATAGCAACTCCCCTTTCCGGTTCTCAGACATTCGCAACAAGTTCACAGTCATCGGGTGCAACACACTTGGCACCTTTGGCAACAACAACAGTGACTCAGAATACCTGAGTGGGTGCTTCTCGTTTTGCGGCCAAAATCTGTCTGCCCAAACGGACAGATCATGCTCAGGAATGGGCTGCTGCCAGGTAGCCATACCCAAAGGGATGGAGTTCAATGGAGTTGCCCTCAATGTCATCAAGTTATCCAACACAAGCGAAATGTGGAAGGGATTTGGCCAACGTTGCAGCTACGCCGT gATAATGGAAGCAGCGGCATTTAACTTCCGCACCACATATATCAACACGACCGAATTCTGGGACATGGGTGCTGGGAGGGCACCTGCAGTTCTTGACTGGTCTATTGGAAGTGGCACATGTGAGGTGGTGAAACGGAACCTGTCAGGCGCTTATGCGTGCCGCAGCAGCAATAGCAAGTGCTTCGATTCCACTAGTGGGTCTGCAGGGTACGTGTGCAACTGCTCCCAAGGCTACGAGGGCAATCCATATATTCCAGATGGATGCAAAG ATGTGGATGAGTGCAAGGGGAGGCCATGTCCATCAGATGGTGTTTGCCGCAACACAGTAGGAGCATACCGATGTTCTTGTCCCACGGGAAGGAAATATTCTCTCTCAAACAATACATGTAACCTTGATGCTGGCTTGATAATTG GAGTTACAATGGGCTTTCTTGGTCTCATGATTTTCTGTTTCTGCGGGTACACGATTCTTCAAAAAAGGAAGCTGAAGAAAGTTAAACAGGAGTACTTTCGCAAGCATGGAGGCTTGATTTTGTTCGAGACAATGAAGTCAGAAAAAGGTCTTGCTTTCACGGTATTTAGTGAAGCTGAACTCAGACATGCCACAAACAACTATGATAAAAGCAGAATAATTGGAAAAGGAGGCCATGGAACAGTCTACAGGGGTGTAGTGAAGGACAAGCCTGTTGCTGTTAAGAAATGCACACTCATGGATGAAAGGCAAAAGAAGGAGTTTGGCCAAGAAATGCTAATACTTTCTCAAATCAATCACAAGAACATTGTCAAGCTCCTGGGCTGTTGCCTTGAGGTGGAAGTTCCTATGCTAGTttatgagtacatcccaaagGGCACAATGTTCGAGCTTATCCATGGTAGGAACCAATCATTGCAAATCCGTTTCAGCACTCTCCTAAGGATTGCACAAGAAGTAGCTGAAGGACTCAGATTCCTACATTCTTATGCATCTCCCCCAATTATCCATGGTGACGTGAAAACTGCCAACATCCTTCTCGATGAAAACTGCATGGCAAAAGTCTCAGACTTTGGGGCATCCATACTAGCACCATCTGATAAAGAGCAGTATGTAACTATGGTTCAAGGCACCGTGGGTTACCTTGACCCAGAGTACATGCAGACGTGCCAATTGACTGAAAAAAGTGATGTCTACAGCTTTGGGGTTATTCTTCTTGAGGTCCTCACCGGTGAGGTTCCACTAAAACTGTACGGACCTGAGGAAAAGCGAAGCTTGACATCAAATTTCTTGACTGCCATGAAAGAGAACAATCTTTCATTGGTGCTGGCAAGCCATATAACAGAGCAAGAGAGCATTGAACTAATTAGAGGAATTGCAGACCTAGCAAAGAATTGTCTAGATATGTGCGGCATCAATAGGCCATCCATGAAACAGATCACTGACGAGTTAAGCAGATTGAGGAAACTTTCAATCCACCCTTGGGTACAACAAAACATGGAAGAGATGGAGACACAGAGGCTTCTTTGTGGATCAGAAGATACTAGTTTTGGAACAGAAAGCAGTATTATCGAGTATCCTAGGCCGGAAGCAGCGAACCAGTCCATGAACCCAACAAGTTCATATTATGCAAGATGA